GCCAGCCCTCGATGCGGCAGTGCGCATGGCCGCTGCCCACGCAGGCCACTTCCTTGTAGAGCACGGGGCGCCCCATGAAGGCGCTGGTATAGCCCGAGGCATAGCCCAGCAGCATCCAGCACACCGGGTCTTTCTGCGGCCCGAAATCGCGCAGGTGCGACTCCACCTCCCAGGAATGGTCCCAGCGGAAGATGCCGTGAAAGCGCCCTTCGCCGACATCGAGCTGCAGCAGTTCGGGCGTGACCTGGACGGCGCCTTCGAGCATGTGCAATTGCGGCCCCACGGCAAACATCGAGAAAATGTCCTCGCTGGCACGCAAACGCCGTGCCAGCGCCGCGTCGCGCTCGCCCGAGGCGTAGCCCGCGCGCAACAGCAGCCGGCGCGTGCCCGCCATGCCCAGGGCCTGCACCATCTCGCGGCGCAGCGTGCCGAGCGAGGCCGCATGCATCAACACCATGCGCTGGCCGGCAAGCCAGATGCGACCGTCGGCCGACGAGAAGCGCACCTGGCGGCGCAGGTCGGCATCCGACGGCAGGGTGGCGGGCATGGGTGTTCAAATCTCGATAAGTTGAGGTGCTGAGCGACCGGAAATTGATGAAATCATGAAATCCGTAGTGCAGCAATGATGCAAATGATCAATTCAAAACGCAAGGCCTTTGCCAGCGGCTTGGCAGAAATTTGATCTTCCTCAACTTGGGCCTCGGCGGCTTAGGGGTTTACCCGCGAATTTTCGGGCTTTCGGTCATTTTCTCGATAACTGGCACGCTAGCTGCATGGTCATGGGCATGACCGAAGCAGCCCAAACCCCCACCCCCGAGCACTTTGACGTGTCGCTGCGCTTCATCCGCATCGTGGAGGAGCACCGCAATGGTCTGGTCGAGTTCGAGTTTGCCGCGGGCGAACCCGACCTGTACGTCGAATTGATCCTGCCACGCGCGGAGTTCGAGGATTTCTGCCGGATGCAGGGCGTGGAGCCCACGCACGGGCGCCTGCCCCAGCACGAACACGACAGCCTGGATGCGCACTGGGACTGGAACCTGCGCGATGCGCGCGAGCACCACCTGCGCCAGCCGTCCTGAATCGCCTTCCCCATTCATAGCAAAACGAGGAGACCTGTTTCATGCAAATCGACCTGCGTACCGTCAGCATCACGCCGCTGCGCCAGACCTACAACCACATCGCCGACTACCTCGGCGCCGACAAGGCGGCGTCGCGCTACGTCGAGGCGACCATGGGCGTGCAGGGCACGACCAACTTCCACTACCGCCCCACCTGGGATCCCGAGCGCGAGATGTTCGACGAGCGCCGCACCGCGATCAAGATGAAGGACTGGTACGTGCTCAAGGATCCGCGCCAGTACTACTACGGCAGCTACACGCAGGCCCGGGCCCGCATGCAGGAGACGGCCGAGAGCGACTTCGACTTCGTCGAGAGCCGCGGCCTGGCCGAGAGCTACGACGACGGCGCGCGCCGCGCGGCGCTGGACTTCTACATTCCGCTGCGCCACGTCGCGTGGGGCGGCAACCTGAACGGCGGCTACCAGAGCGCCTACGGCTACGGCACCGCGATCACGCAGGCCAGCCTTTACGCGAGCATGGACCAGCTCGGCATCGCCCAATACCTCACGCGCCTGGGCCTGCTCATGGGCAACGAGGCCGAGCTGGAGGCGGGCAAGCACGCCTGGCTCAACGCCCCGGCCTGGCAGCCGCTGCGCAAATACGTCGAAGACAGCTTCGTCATCAAGGACTGGTTCGAGAACTTCGTGGCGCAGAACATGGCGCTCGACGGCCTGCTCTTCGGCCTGGCCTACCGCGAGGTGGACCGCAAGCTCAACGAGCGTGCCGGCCCGACGATCTCCATGCTCACGCGCTTTCCGGCCGAGTGGTTCCCCGAGACCAGCAAGTGGGTCGATGCCGTGGTCAAGGCCACCGCCGCCGAAAGCGCGGAGAACAAGGCGCTGCTCGAAAAGTGGTACGCGCACTGGGTGGCGCGTGCGCAGGAGGCGCTCGCGCCCGTGGCCCAGCTGGCGCTGGGCGAGGAGGCCGGCGAGGCCCTCGCGCGCGTGCGCGCCCAGCTCGACGCCCGCATGGCCAAGGCCGGCCTGGCGGTGTAAACGCCCGTCCCCGCATTCACGAAGAAGGAGACAGACGAGATGACCCAAGTACCCAACGTCTTCATCGCGCTGCAGCGCAATGAGGAAACCCGCCCGATCGTCGATGCGATCCTGGCGGACAACCCCGGCGCCCTGCTCGACGAGCAGCCGGCCATGGTCAAGATCAACGTGCCCGGGCGCCTGGTGGTGCGCCGCAGCACCATCGAGCAGGAGATCGGGCGCGACTTCGACCTGCAGGAGCTGCACGTGAACCTGATCACGCTGACCGGCCACATCGATGAATCCGACGACGAGTTCGTGCTGAGCTGGGTGCACTGAGCCGCCCGCGACACCAGAAACATCCACCCCAAGGAGACCGATCATGGACATGAAAGTCAACAAGAAGCTGGGCCTGAAAGACCGCTACAACCGCATGACGCGCGACCTGAACTGGACGCCCAGCTACCAGTCGCTCAAGGACATCTACCCCTACCTCGAATACGAGGGCATCAAGATCCACGACTGGGACAAGTTCGAGGACCCCTTCCGCATGACGATGGACGCCTACTGGAAGTACCAGGGCGAGAAGGAGCGCAAGCTCTACGCCATCCTCGATGCGTTCGCGCAGAACAACGGCCACCTGGGCGTGACCGACGCGCGCTACATCAACACGCTGAAATTGTTCCTCACGGGCGTCTCGCCGCTGGAATACATGTCGCACAAGGGCTTTGCGATGCTGGGGCGCCAGTTCCAGGGCGCGGGTCCGCGCGTGGCCTGCCAGATGCAGTCGCTCGACGAGATCCGCCACGCTCAGACGCAGATCCACGCGATGAGCAACTACAACAAGTACTACAACGGCTTCCAGGACTGGCAGCACATGCACCACCGCGTGTGGTATCTCAGTGTTCCGAAGAGCTTCTTCGAGGATGCCGTCACCTCCGGGCCGTTCGAGTACATCCTCTCGATCAGCTTCGCCTTCGAGTACGTGCTCACCAACCTGCTGTTCGTGCCCTTCATTTCGGGCGCGGCCTACAACGGCGACATGGGCGCGATGGCCTTCGGCTTTTCGGCGCAGTCCGATGAATCGCGCCACATGACGCTGGGCCTGGAAGTCATCAAGTTCGTGCTCGAACAAGACCCGGACAACCTGCCCATCGTGCAGAAGTGGATCGACAAGTGGTTCTGGCGCGGCTACCGCGTGCTGACGCTGGTGGCGATGATGATGGACTACATGCTGCCCAAGCGCGTGATGAGCTGGAAGGAAGCCTGGGAGATCTATGCCGAGGAAAACGGCGGCGCGCTGTTCCGCGACCTGGCGCGCTACGGCGTGAAGGTGCCGCTGGGCTGGGAGCAGGCGTGCAAGGAAAAGGACCACCTCTCGCACATGGCGTGGAACGTGTTCTACAACTACGGCGCCGCCGCCCCCTTCCACACCTGGGCGCCGAGCGAAGAGGACATGAAGTGGCTCTCGGCCAAGTACCCGGACAGCTTCGACAAGTACTACCGGCCCCTCTGGGAGCACTACGCCAGCGAGCAGAAGGAGGGTCGGCGCTTCTACAACAAGACCCTGCCCATGCTGTGCCAGGTCTGCCAGGTGCCGATGTTCTTCACCGAGCCCGACGACCCGACCAAGATCGCCTACCGCGAGAGCGACTACCAGGGCATGAAGTACCACTTCTGCTCGGACGGCTGCAAGCACATCTTCGACAACGAACCCGAAAAGTTCAAGCAGAGCTGGCTGCCGGTGCACCAGATCTACCAGGGCAACTGCTTCCCCGAGGACGTCGATCCGACCAAGCCCGACTTCGACCCGCTGATGGAAGTGCTGCGCTACTACAAGATGGAGTTCGGCCGCGACAACCTGGACTACGCCGACTCGCAGGACAAGAAGAACTTCGACACCTGGCGCGCCCAGGCCACCACGAACTGATTGAAGGAGACACACACCATGGCCGTCGTATCCCTGGGCGCCTACGAGTTTGAAGCGAAGGATGCCCCCGAGAAATTTCCCGCCCCGCTGCTCTACGTGGGCTGGGAAGACCACAAGATGTTCTGCGCGCCGCACTGCGTGCCCATGCCGCCCGCCACCGTGTTCGGCGACTTCGTGAAGAACGTGCTGCCCGACATGTACGGCGCTCACCCGGACTTCGCCAAGGTCGACTGGAGTCAGGCCGAGTGGTTCAGCTCGGGCCGGCCCTTCACGCCCGACATGGCCAAGACCATGGCCGACAACGGCATCGGCCACAAGAGCGTGATCCGCTTTCGCACCCCGGGCCTGACCGGGCTGGGCGGCAGCTGCTTCTGATTGGAATTTGAGCGAAATATGGCTCCAGCGCTTGACAGGCAAGCGCTGGAAGCTATGAAAACAGAAGTCAACCGAGTCGTATGAGCTACCAACTGACCATCGAACCCCTGGGCCAGACGCTGGACGTCGAGGACGGTCAGACCATCCTGGACGCGGCGCTGCGGGCCGGCATCTACCTGCCCCACGCCTGCTGCCACGGCCTGTGCGGCACCTGCAAGATCCAGGTCCTCGATGGCGAGATCGACCATGGCGAAGCAAGCAGCTTCGCGCTCATGGAGTACGAGCGCGAAGAGGGCAAGGCCCTGGCCTGCTGCGCCATGCTCGAGTCCGACGTGGTCATCGAAGCCGAGGTGGACGAGGAACCCGACGCGCGCAACCTGCTGGTACAGGACTACAGCGGCACCGTCACGCGCATCGAGAACCTCACGCCCACCATCAAGGGCGTGTGGATCAAGCTCGATGCGCCCATCGAATTCCAGGCCGGGCAGTACATCAACCTGAAGATACCGGGCGAGCACGGCGCGCGCGCCTTCTCCATCGCCAGCAGCCCGGCGCGCGCGCACGAGATCGAGCTCAACGTGCGCCACGTGCCGGGCGGGCGCGGCACCGGCTGGGTGCACGAGCAGCTCAAGGCGGGCGAGCGCGTGCAGCTGGCCGGCCCCTACGGGCGCTTCTTCGTGCGCCGCAGCGCGCACGACAAGGAGGGCCTGGGCTATCTGTTCCTGGCCGGCGGCTCGGGCCTGTCCAGCCCCTGCTCCATGGTGCTGGAGCTGCTGGAAAGTGGCTGCGACAAGCCGATCACGCTGATCAACGGCGCGCGCTCGCGCGAGGAGCTTTATCACCACGACGAGTTCACCCGCCTGGCGACAGAGCACCCCAACTTCACCTACGTCGCCGCGCTCTCCAACGAGCCCGAAGGCAGCGACTGGAGCGGCGCGCGCGGCTTCGTGCACGACGCGGCCAAGGCGCACTTTGGCAACGACTTTCGCGGCCACAAGGCCTATCTGTGCGGCCCGCCCCTGATGATCGAAGCCTGCATCAGCACCTTGATGCAGGGGCGATTGTTCGAGCGCGACATCTACACCGAAAAGTTCATCTCCGCGGCCGACGCGCAGCAGGTGCGCAGCCCGCTGTTCCACCGGGTCTGAAGCAATGCCCGCCTACCACACCGTCACCATCGTCGACACCGGGGAGAGCTACCGCTGCCCGGACGAGCGCTCGGTGCTCAAGGGCATGGAAGCCCTGGGCAAGAAGGGCATTCCCGTGGGTTGTCGCAACGGCGGCTGCGGCGTGTGCAAGGTGCAGGTCGAATCGGGCAGCTACTCGCAGCGGGTGATGAGCCGCGCGCACGTGAGCGCCGAAGACGAGGCCGCGGGCCGCGTGCTCTCGTGCTGCATCAAACCCACCAGCGACCTGAGCGTGAGCGTGCTCGGCGCGATGAAGAAAAACGTTTGCCGGCCAGCGCCCACGACCGGCACCACCCCCGTTTACCCAACCTGAAAGTCAAGAAGGAGATCGCTATGGCATTGACCGGTGTTTTGCGTCCAGGGCATGCACAGATACGCGTGCTGGACCTGGAAGAATCGGTGAAGTGGTACACCGACGTCATGGGCCTGCAGTACCAGGGCCGCGACAAGCAGGGCCGGGCCTATTTCAAGACCCGCGCCGAGCGCGACCACAACAGCGTCATCCTGCGCCAGGCCGACCAGGCGGGCATGGACTTCTTCGGCTTCAAGGTGCTGGACAAGGCCACGCTGGATGACCTGGAGAAGAAATTGCAGGCCTACGGGGTGGCCACCGAGCGCATGCCGGCCGGCGACCTGCTGGAGACCGGCGAGCGTGTGCGCTTCAAGATCCCGACCGGGCACACCATCGAGCTGTACGCCGACAAGGCTGACGTCGGCAGCGCCTGTGGCACGACCAACCCCGACATGGACGTGATCGACCAGCCGGGCATCATTCCCATCCGCCTGGACCACTGCCTGATCTACGGTGATGACCTCGAAGGTGCGCTGGATCTGTTCACCAAGGTGCTGGGCTTCACGCTGGTGGAGCGCGTCAAGCTGGAAGACGGCAAGACCGACTTGGCCGTGTGGCTCACCTGCAGCGCCAAGGCGCACGACATCGCCATCGTGCGCCACGGCGAGAAGGACAAGTTGCACCACGTGTCCTTCCAGCTCGGCAGCTGGGAGCAGGTGCTGCGCGCGGCCGACATCATGAGCAAGAACCGCGTGTCCATCGACATCGGACCGACGCGCCACGGCATCACCAACGGCACGACGATTTATTTCTTCGAACCCTCGGGCAATCGTCTGGAGACCTTCAGCGGCGGCTACGACCACTACCCGGACATGAAGCCCATCACCTGGACCTGGGATGAAGTGGGTGCGGGCATCTTCTACCACGACCGCAAGCTCAACGACGCTTTCCTGAGCGTAGTGACCTGAGGTTTTTTCTCCTTCCCCCTTTGGGGGAAGGCAGGGATGGGGGCGGGGGCCATGACCAGCTCCGGAGCTTGGATGCGCCCCCGGCCCCCACCCCAACCCTCCCCCAAAAGGGAAGGGAGTGAACCAACGCGCCCCGTGGAGACGGGTTTGCCATCTGGAGATCGTGCATGAGTCACAGTGTGGAACAACGCGCCATCACCGCCGAGGCGGCCAACGCCGCCGTCGTCGCAGCCGTGGCCAGGGCGCGGGAGCTGGGCATACGCATCAATGCCGCAGTCACCGATGCCTCGGGCGTGCTCGCGGCCTTCCTGCGCATGCCCGGCGCCTTTCTGCATTCGGTGGACATCGCCATCGACAAGGCCTACACCGCGGCCGGTTTCGGCTTTGCCACCGCCGAGTGGGCCCAGGTGCTCAAGGGCGACGAGGCGCTGCGCCTGGGCATGCCGGTGCGCCCGCGCAACGTGGTGTTCGGCGGTGGCCTGCCGATCCGCGAGGCGGGCGTGCTCATCGGCGGCATCGGCGTCTCGGGCGGCTCGGCCGAGCAGGACGCCGAATGTGCCCGCGCGGGCCTGGCCGCGCTGGGTCTGGATCAGTGACCGGTTCAGAGCAGTTTGAACACAACGAGAGCAGTACATGAAAGAGTTTCTGAACTTCATCAATGGCGAATACGTGAGGAACGCCAGCGGCAAGACCTTCGAGAACCGCAACCCGGTGGACAACGGCCTGATCGGCAAGGTCTGGGAGGCGGGCCAGCCAGAAGTGGATGCCGCCGTCGCCGCCGCCAAGGCCGCGCTCAAGGGCGACTGGGGCCGCATGTCGGTGGTGGAGCGCTGCAAGCTGCTCGATGCGCTGGCCATCGGCATCAACCAGCGTTTCGACGACTTCCTGCAGGCCGAGATCGCCGACACCGGCAAGCCCAACCACCTCGCCTCGCACGTCGACATTCCGCGCGGCGCGGCCAATTTCCAGATCTTCATCGACACCATCAAGAGCGTGTCGACCGAGTCCTTCAACATGCGCACGCACGACGGCAAGACGGCGCTGTCCTACGGCGTGCGCACCCCGCGCGGCGTGATCGCCGTGGTCTGTCCGTGGAACCTGCCGCTCTTGTTGATGACGTGGAAGGTGGGCCCGGCGCTGGCCTGCGGCAACACCGTGGTCGTCAAACCATCGGAAGAAACACCGGCGACGGCCACGCTGCTGGGCGAGGTGATGAACGCGGTCGGCATGCCCGCGGGCGTGTACAACGTGGTGCACGGCTTCGGCCCGGATTCGGCCGGTGAATTCCTCACCCGCCACCCCGACGTGAACGGCATCACCTTCACCGGCGAGACGCGCACCGGCACGGCCATCATGAAGGCCGCGGCCGAGGGTATACGCCCGGTGTCGCTGGAGCTGGGCGGCAAGAACGCCGCCGTGGTGTTCGACGACTGCGATTTCCAGGTGGCGGTGGATACCGTCACGCGCTCCGCCTTCGAAAACTGCGGCCAGGTCTGCCTGGGCACCGAGCGCGTGTACGTGCAGCGTCCGCTGTTCGACAAGTTCGTCGCCGCGCTCAAGGCCAGGGCCGAGGCCATGACGCCCGGGCTGCCGTTTGATCCCGCCACCAGAATCGGCCCGCTCATCAGCAAGGAGCACCAGGCCAAGGTGCTGGGCTACTACCAGAAGGCGGTCGATGAAGGCGCGACCGTGGTCACCGGCGGCGGCGTGCCCGAGATGCCCGAGGCGCTCAAGGACGGCTGCTGGGTGCAGCCCACCATCTGGACCGGATTGAGCGAGACGGCCAGCGTGGTCACCGAGGAAATCTTCGGCCCCTGCTGCCACATCGCGCCGTTCGACACCGAGGACGAGGTGCTGGCCAAGGTCAACGCCAACCGCTACGGCCTGGCCACGGCCATCTTCACCCAGGACATAGGCCGCGCCAACCGCATGGCCCAGGGTATCGAGGTAGGCCTGGCCTGGATCAACAGCTGGTTCCTGCGCGACCTGCGCACGCCGTTTGGCGGCTCCAAGCAGTCCGGCATAGGGCGCGAGGGCGGCGTGCACTCGCTGGAGTTCTACACCGAGCTGCGCAACGTGATGGTGAAGTTGTAAGAAAAAAGTGGCTCAAACGCTTGCCTGGCAAGCGCTGCAAGCTATCAAGACAATGAGCAATACAGGAAAGCAATGACCGAGCCCTGCGCCGCCAACCCGGAAATCGCCCACAGCATCGATGCAGCGGGCCTGCGCACCAACTACCACGACAGAGGCAGCGGCGCGCCGGTGCTGCTGATCCACGGCTCCGGTCCGGGCGTCTCGGCCTGGGCCAACTGGCGCACGGTGATGCCGGCGCTGGCCGAGCGTGCGCGCGTCATCGCGCCGGACATGGCGGGCTTTGGCTACAGCGAGCGCCCGGTCGGCTTCGTCTACGGCATGGATGCCTGGGTGCGCCAGGCGGTGGGGCTGCTGGACGCGCTGCAGATCGCCCGCGCCGACCTGGTTGGCAATTCCTTCGGCGGGGCGCTGGCGCTGGCGCTGGCCATCCGCCACCCCGAGCGCGTACGCCGCCTGGTGCTCATGGGCAGCGTGGGCGTGTCCTTCCCGATCACGCCGGGGCTGGACGCGGTCTGGGGCTACGAGCCCTCGGTGGCCGCGATGCGCGCGCTGCTGGACATCTTCGCCTTCGACCGCACGCTGGTCAGCGACGAGCTGGCGCAGCTGCGCTACGAAGCCAGCATCCGCCCGGGGTTTCAGGAATCGTTTGCCGCCATGTTCCCCGCGCCGCGCCAGCGCTGGGTGCAGGCGCTGGCCAGCAGCGAGGCCGACATCCGCCGCATCCCGCATGAAACCCTGATCGTGCATGGCCGCGAGGACCAGGTCATCCCGCTGGAAAATGCCTATCGCCTCACCGCCTTGCTTGCCCGGGCGCAACTGCACGTCTACGGACGCTGCGGGCACTGGACGCAGATCGAGCACGCCGCGCGCTTCGCCCGGTTGGTGGGCGACTTCCTGGCCGAGGCCGGGCCCGACGAGCCCCTGCCGCTGCCCCGTTGAACCGAACCGCACAGACGAGAGAACCATGACCCCTGCCATCCACAAGCGACTGGGCCGCGAGCTGCACCAGGCGCTCAACGACTGCACCGTGCTGGCGCCGCTGAGCCAGCGCCACCCCGAGATCACCCTTGCCGACGCCTACGCCATCCAGCAGCAGCTGATGAAGCTGCGCCTGGCCGCGGGCGAGCGCGTCATTGGCAAGAAGATCGGCGTGACCAGCCAGGCGGTGATGGACATGCTGGGCGTGTTCCAGCCCGACTTCGGCTGGCTCACCGACGCCATGGTCTACAACGAGGGCGAGGCCATCCCGATGAGCCGCCTGATCCAGCCCAAGGCCGAGGGCGAGATCGCCTTCGTGCTCAGGAAGACGCTCAAGGGCCCGGGCGTGACCGTGGCCGACGTGCTGGCCGCCACCGAGGGCGTGATGGCCTGCTTCGAGATCGTCGATTCGCGCATCGAGGACTGGAAGATCAGGATCCAGGACACCGTGGCCGACAACGCCTCCTGCGGCGTCTTCGTGCTCGGCGACCGGCTGGTGGACGTGCGCGACGTGGACCTCACCACCTGCGGCATGGTGCTGGAGAAGAACGGCGAGATCGTCGCCACCGGCGCGGGCGCCGCCGCGCTCGGTCACCCGGCCAATGCGGTGGCCTGGCTCGCGAACACCCTGGGCGCGCATGGCACCGCGCTGGAGGCGGGCGAAGTGGTGCTCTCGGGCTCGCTGGGCGCGATGGTGCCGGTCAAGACGGGCGACAACCTGCGTGTGACCATAGGCGGCATCGGCGGCTGCTCGGTGCGGTTTGTCTGAGCCGCCAAGGAACAAAGGAGTGAAGTGATGAGCAAGAAAGTGAAATGCGCCCTGATCGGCCCCGGCAACATCGGCACCGATCTGCTGGCGAAATTGCAGCGCAGCCCGGTGCTGGAACCCGTGTGGATGGTGGGCATAGACCCTAGCTCCGACGGTCTCAAGCGCGCCCGCGAGATGGGCATCAAGACCACCGACCAGGGCGTCGATGGCCTGGTGCCGCACATCAAGGCGGACGGCGTGCAGATCGTCTTCGACGCCACCAGCGCCTACGTGCACGCGGAAAATTCGCGCAAGGTGATTGCCGAGGGCGCGATGATGGTGGACCTCACGCCCGCCGCGATCGGGCCCTACTGCGTGCCGCCGGTCAACCTCAAGGCGCACGTGGGCAAGCAGGAGATGAACGTCAACATGGTCACCTGCGGCGGCCAGGCGACGATCCCGATGGTGGCCGCGGTCAGCCGCATCCAGCCAGTGGCCTATGGCGAGATCGTGGCCACGGTGTCGAGCAAGTCCGCCGGCCCGGGCACGCGCAAGAACATCGACGAATTCACCCGCACGACGGCGGGCGCGATCGAGCGCGTGGGCGGCGCCAAGAAAGGCAAGGCCATCATCATCATCAACCCGGCCGAGCCGCCGCTCATCATGCGCGACACCGTGCACTGCCTGACCGAGACCGAGCCGGACGAGGCGGCCATCCGCAAGAGCATCGAAGAGATGATGGCCGAGGTGCAGAAGTACGTGCCCGGCTATCGCATGGTCAACGGCCCGGTGTTCGACGGCAAGCGCGTCTCCATGTACCTGGAGGTCGAGGGCCTGGGCGACTACCTGCCCAAGTACTCGGGCAATCTGGACATCATGACGGCCGCCGCCGCGCGCACCGCCGAGATGTTCGCCGAAGAGATTCTGGCCGGGCGCCTCAAATTGGAGCCCGCCATCGCAGCCTGACGAATTTTCTCCCTCCCCCGCTGGGGGAGGGCAGGGGTGGGGGCTGACGGCGCTCGCACAGGCAAGTTGTCTTGGTTGAGCCCAAGCCCCCATCCCGACCTTCCCCCAAAGGGGGAAGGAGCCAAGACAGAAAGGACATGAACATGAGCATCAAAGGCAAGAAAGTCACCCTGCACGAGATGGCGCTGCGCGACGGCATGCACCCCAAGCAGCACCAGATCAGCATCGAGCAGATGAAGGCGGTCGCCACCGCGCTGGACGCGGCCGGCATGCCGCTGATCGAGGTCACCCATGGGGACGGCCTGGGGGGTGATTCGGTCAACTACGGCTTTGCCGCGCACACCGACGAGCAATACCTCAAGGCGGTGATCCCGCTGATGAAGCAGGCCAAGGTTTCGGCCCTGCTGCTGCCCGGCATAGGCACCGTCGATCACCTGAAGCTGGCGCACGAGGTCGGCGTGCACACCATCCGCGTGGCCACCCATTGCACCGAGGCGGACGTCTCCGAGCAGCACATCACCATGGCGCGCAAGCTCGGCATGGACACCGTGGGCTTTCTGATGATGAGCCACATGAACAGCCCCGAGGGCCTGGTCAAGCAGGCGAAGCTGATGGAAGGCTACGGCGCCAACTGCATCTACGTCACCGACTCGGCCGGTCACATGCTGCCCGAGGATGTGCGCGCCAAGCTCGGCGCGGTGCGGGGCGCGCTCAAGCCCGAGACGGAACTCGGCTTTCACGCGCACCACAACCTCGCCATGGGCGTGGCCAACTCCATCACCGCGATCGAGATGGGCGCCAATCGGGTGGATGCGGCCAGTGCCGGTCTGGGCGCGGGCGCGGGCAACACGCCGATGGAGGTGCTGGTCGCGGTGCTCGACCTGATGGGCGTGCAAACCGGCGTGGACGTGTTCAAGATCCAGGACGTGGCCGAAGACCTGATCGTGCCGATGATGGACTTCCCCATCCGCATCGACCGCGATGCGCTCACGCTGGGCTACGCGGGTGTCTACGGTTCCTTCCTGCTGTTCGCCAAGCGCGCCGAGAAGAAGTACGGCGTGCCCGCGCGCGAGATCCTCGTCGAGATGGGGCGCCGGGGCTGCGTCGGCGGGCAGGAAGACATGATCGAGGACACCGCGCTCACGCTCGCGCGCCAGCGCGGCCTGAAGGTGGCCTGAGGGGGCGGCGTGCTGGCAAAACGCTTGCTCGCAGGTCTGCTGGCGCTGGTGCTCGCCGCGCTGGCGTCGCCGCTGGTGCCCTGGCTGGCGCTGCGGCCGTGGGCGCTGCTGGCCCTGTTGCTGCTTTGCCTGGCGGCCCTGGCGCGCACCCACCCCCGGGGCAGCCAGGCCCGGAGCGCGGTCGCGCGCGCCGACCGGCATGCGCTTGCGGTGATTGCCGAGAACGCCGGCATGATGTCTTCCTTCACCCGCGTGGTGGCCGCCTCGCGCGAGCAGCAGAGCCTGCTTGCCGGCCTGCACCAGGAGGTCGATGCGCTGTCCGCCAGCGTGCAGACCGTGGTGCAGTCGGCCGACGTCACGCACGACGAGGTGAGCAGCATGCACGGCCTGGCCGAGCAGGGCGACACGCTGCTGCACCATGCGGCCGCGGGCATCGAGGCGCTGGCGCAGTCGGCCGACGGGCTGGATGCGCGCTTTCGCGAGGTGATGCGCCACACCCAGGAGATCAAGGGGCTGCTGGCGGTGATCCAGAACGTCACCATGCAGACCAATCTGCTCTCGCTCAATGCGGCGGTGGAGGCAGCGCGCGCGGGCGAGCAGGGCCGCGGCTTCGCGGTGGTGGCCGACGAAGTGCGCAAGCTGGCGGTGCGCACCGGCGAAGCCACGCAGCAGATCCAGCAGACGATCGCC
This portion of the Comamonas flocculans genome encodes:
- a CDS encoding phenol hydroxylase subunit P4; translation: MAVVSLGAYEFEAKDAPEKFPAPLLYVGWEDHKMFCAPHCVPMPPATVFGDFVKNVLPDMYGAHPDFAKVDWSQAEWFSSGRPFTPDMAKTMADNGIGHKSVIRFRTPGLTGLGGSCF
- a CDS encoding MmoB/DmpM family protein; its protein translation is MTQVPNVFIALQRNEETRPIVDAILADNPGALLDEQPAMVKINVPGRLVVRRSTIEQEIGRDFDLQELHVNLITLTGHIDESDDEFVLSWVH
- a CDS encoding aromatic/alkene monooxygenase hydroxylase subunit beta — its product is MQIDLRTVSITPLRQTYNHIADYLGADKAASRYVEATMGVQGTTNFHYRPTWDPEREMFDERRTAIKMKDWYVLKDPRQYYYGSYTQARARMQETAESDFDFVESRGLAESYDDGARRAALDFYIPLRHVAWGGNLNGGYQSAYGYGTAITQASLYASMDQLGIAQYLTRLGLLMGNEAELEAGKHAWLNAPAWQPLRKYVEDSFVIKDWFENFVAQNMALDGLLFGLAYREVDRKLNERAGPTISMLTRFPAEWFPETSKWVDAVVKATAAESAENKALLEKWYAHWVARAQEALAPVAQLALGEEAGEALARVRAQLDARMAKAGLAV
- a CDS encoding phenol hydroxylase subunit; this encodes MTEAAQTPTPEHFDVSLRFIRIVEEHRNGLVEFEFAAGEPDLYVELILPRAEFEDFCRMQGVEPTHGRLPQHEHDSLDAHWDWNLRDAREHHLRQPS
- a CDS encoding catechol 2,3-dioxygenase, translating into MALTGVLRPGHAQIRVLDLEESVKWYTDVMGLQYQGRDKQGRAYFKTRAERDHNSVILRQADQAGMDFFGFKVLDKATLDDLEKKLQAYGVATERMPAGDLLETGERVRFKIPTGHTIELYADKADVGSACGTTNPDMDVIDQPGIIPIRLDHCLIYGDDLEGALDLFTKVLGFTLVERVKLEDGKTDLAVWLTCSAKAHDIAIVRHGEKDKLHHVSFQLGSWEQVLRAADIMSKNRVSIDIGPTRHGITNGTTIYFFEPSGNRLETFSGGYDHYPDMKPITWTWDEVGAGIFYHDRKLNDAFLSVVT
- a CDS encoding NADH:ubiquinone reductase (Na(+)-transporting) subunit F, which produces MSYQLTIEPLGQTLDVEDGQTILDAALRAGIYLPHACCHGLCGTCKIQVLDGEIDHGEASSFALMEYEREEGKALACCAMLESDVVIEAEVDEEPDARNLLVQDYSGTVTRIENLTPTIKGVWIKLDAPIEFQAGQYINLKIPGEHGARAFSIASSPARAHEIELNVRHVPGGRGTGWVHEQLKAGERVQLAGPYGRFFVRRSAHDKEGLGYLFLAGGSGLSSPCSMVLELLESGCDKPITLINGARSREELYHHDEFTRLATEHPNFTYVAALSNEPEGSDWSGARGFVHDAAKAHFGNDFRGHKAYLCGPPLMIEACISTLMQGRLFERDIYTEKFISAADAQQVRSPLFHRV
- a CDS encoding aromatic/alkene/methane monooxygenase hydroxylase/oxygenase subunit alpha, which produces MDMKVNKKLGLKDRYNRMTRDLNWTPSYQSLKDIYPYLEYEGIKIHDWDKFEDPFRMTMDAYWKYQGEKERKLYAILDAFAQNNGHLGVTDARYINTLKLFLTGVSPLEYMSHKGFAMLGRQFQGAGPRVACQMQSLDEIRHAQTQIHAMSNYNKYYNGFQDWQHMHHRVWYLSVPKSFFEDAVTSGPFEYILSISFAFEYVLTNLLFVPFISGAAYNGDMGAMAFGFSAQSDESRHMTLGLEVIKFVLEQDPDNLPIVQKWIDKWFWRGYRVLTLVAMMMDYMLPKRVMSWKEAWEIYAEENGGALFRDLARYGVKVPLGWEQACKEKDHLSHMAWNVFYNYGAAAPFHTWAPSEEDMKWLSAKYPDSFDKYYRPLWEHYASEQKEGRRFYNKTLPMLCQVCQVPMFFTEPDDPTKIAYRESDYQGMKYHFCSDGCKHIFDNEPEKFKQSWLPVHQIYQGNCFPEDVDPTKPDFDPLMEVLRYYKMEFGRDNLDYADSQDKKNFDTWRAQATTN
- a CDS encoding 2Fe-2S iron-sulfur cluster binding domain-containing protein encodes the protein MPAYHTVTIVDTGESYRCPDERSVLKGMEALGKKGIPVGCRNGGCGVCKVQVESGSYSQRVMSRAHVSAEDEAAGRVLSCCIKPTSDLSVSVLGAMKKNVCRPAPTTGTTPVYPT